A DNA window from Desulfobacterales bacterium contains the following coding sequences:
- a CDS encoding transporter substrate-binding domain-containing protein, with protein sequence MKGLMNLLFGLVIFLNLLIVSNAEEKNIRLTIGEWPPLYSEKLKHYGVMSHITEEAFALEGVKVQWGFFPWARAFDLAKKGDWHGTSGWSPTDERSEFFYFSDRVYEEPVVFFYLKESKFDWTSIESL encoded by the coding sequence ATGAAAGGATTAATGAATTTATTATTTGGACTTGTAATTTTTTTAAATTTATTAATCGTTAGTAATGCTGAAGAAAAAAATATTCGTTTAACGATAGGAGAATGGCCTCCTTTATACTCAGAAAAACTAAAACATTATGGTGTTATGTCACATATAACAGAAGAAGCCTTTGCGTTAGAAGGTGTTAAAGTACAGTGGGGATTTTTTCCTTGGGCACGTGCTTTTGATTTAGCTAAAAAGGGCGATTGGCATGGCACTTCTGGTTGGAGTCCTACTGATGAAAGATCAGAGTTTTTTTATTTCAGTGATCGTGTGTATGAAGAGCCAGTAGTTTTTTTTTATCTGAAGGAAAGCAAATTTGATTGGACATCAATAGAATCTTTAAA